One Paralichthys olivaceus isolate ysfri-2021 chromosome 21, ASM2471397v2, whole genome shotgun sequence genomic window carries:
- the LOC109626719 gene encoding GTPase IMAP family member 8-like isoform X1 — protein sequence MEKATPAKELNAVILGSKSSHKYLVGNIILGTSAFDASDATFDAERREAEVFGQSVTLVNAPGWLRGYNLCDTPEIVRAEAILSVTLCPPELHGFILVINAEQPFGSVHKKATKQHLEHFFGEKVWDHTFVVFIHRDQLGHKNIEHYIREEGAPLKSLLKTCGNRYHVLCGEGADNSVEVKELFEKIDAMVSEKHCYEVESTLVKSVKERRKEVDEKAEKLCQQSQQHRQTLRNLLLDPKPKLRILMVGWVFSGKSATGNRILNAQVFQSGDRTMKVLKQIGKVAGREVIIVDTPGWWKFFPAIFTPDAMKSETLSGLSLCSPAPNVIVLAVPLDTSFTEEQRRVTEDNMMMLGLRAWRHVIVLFTFGDVLGRKTIEQHIESEGKPLHWLIEKCGKRYHVLDNRSSADDQVIELLEKMEEMVAGNSSFYLSETHDPQAEKDGGDRLSEKKDEITEHLNIEWNRRNWERYHILKGNHSMDLPLTFKKDTETSEAPAREEGATEHRHEDDHLPEESGASLDVESEDDACSGSLKNMKGLLEREWSRREASMEFHHYLCAEKRDISEPDPDQLQKSRG from the exons ATGGAGAAAGCTACACCAGCCAAAG AGCTGAACGCTGTTATTTTGGGATCAAAAAGCTCCCACAAATATCTCGTTGGAAACATCATTCTGGGAACAAGTGCGTTTGATGCATCAGATGCGACATTTGATGCTGAGAGGCGAGAGGCAGAGGTATTTGGGCAAAGCGTGACGCTGGTAAATGCCCCCGGGTGGCTGCGAGGATATAACCTCTGTGATACGCCAGAAATTGTCCGGGCGGAGGCGATTCTCAGCGTCACGCTCTGTCCACCTGAGTTGCATGGATTTATCCTGGTGATTAATGCTGAGCAGCCATTCGGAAGTGTACACAAGAAGGCAACCAAGCAGCACTTGGAGCACTTTTTCGGGGAGAAGGTGTGGGATCACACTTTTGTGGTGTTCATCCACAGAGACCAACTAGGCCACAAGAATATTGAGCATTACATCAGAGAAGAAGGGGCGCCGCTGAAGTCCCTCCTGAAGACCTGTGGCAACAGATACCATGTTCTTTGCGGCGAAGGTGCAGACAACAGCGTGGAGGTCAAAGAGCTGTTTGAGAAGATTGACGCCATGGTGTCAGAGAAGCATTGTTATGAAGTTGAGAGCACACTGGTGAAAAGTGTGAAGGAGCGGAGGAAGGAAGTGGACGAAAAAGCAGAGAAGTTGTGTCAGCAGTCCCAACAACACAGGCAAACACTCAGAAATCTCCTGTTAG ACCCAAAGCCCAAACTGAGGATATTGATGGTCGGCTGGGTGTTTTCCGGGAAGAGTGCCACTGGGAACAGGATTCTGAACGCTCAAGTGTTTCAGTCTGGTGACAGGACCATGAAAGTCTTAAAGCAAATTGGCAAGGTGGCTGGAAGAGAGGTCATCATCGTAGACACTCCCGGATGGTGGAAATTCTTCCCAGCAATCTTCACCCCGGATGCCATGAAGTCTGAGACCTTAAGCGGCCTGTCGCTGTGCTCGCCTGCACCGAATGTCATTGTGCTGGCGGTGCCACTCGACACGTCGTTCACCGAGGAACAAAGGCGAGTCACTGAGGACAACATGATGATGCTCGGACTCAGAGCGTGGAGACACGTAATCGTGCTGTTTACTTTCGGGGACGTTTTGGGCAGAAAAACAATCGAGCAACATATTGAAAGTGAAGGAAAGCCTCTCCACTGGCTCATTGAGAAATGTGGAAAGAGGTATCACGTGCTGGACAACAGGAGCAGTGCTGATGATCAGGTTATAgagctgctggagaagatggaggagatggTTGCGGGAAACAGCTCTTTCTACCTCAGTGAGACACATGATCCACAAGCTGAGAAAGACGGAGGCGACAGGTTAAGTGAGAAAAAAGACGAGATCACAGAGCATCTTAACATCGAGTGGAATCGCAGGAACTGGGAAAGATACCACATCTTGAAAGGAAACCACAGCATGGATTTACCACTAACCT ttaaaaaagacacagagacgtCTGAGGCTCCAGCAAGAGAAGAAGGAGCGACAGAGCACCGACATGAAGATGACCATCTGCCAGAAGAATCCGGCGCTAGTCTAGATGTTGAGAGTGAAGATGATGCATGTTCTGGCTCTCTGAAGAACATGAAGGGACTGCTGGAGAGAGAGTGGAGCAGACGGGAGGCGTCGATGGAGTTTCACCACTATCTCTGTGCAG AGAAGAGAGACATCTCTGAACCGGATCCTGATCAGCTGCAGAAATCCAGAGGATAA
- the LOC109626719 gene encoding GTPase IMAP family member 8-like isoform X2: MEKATPAKELNAVILGSKSSHKYLVGNIILGTSAFDASDATFDAERREAEVFGQSVTLVNAPGWLRGYNLCDTPEIVRAEAILSVTLCPPELHGFILVINAEQPFGSVHKKATKQHLEHFFGEKVWDHTFVVFIHRDQLGHKNIEHYIREEGAPLKSLLKTCGNRYHVLCGEGADNSVEVKELFEKIDAMVSEKHCYEVESTLVKSVKERRKEVDEKAEKLCQQSQQHRQTLRNLLLDPKPKLRILMVGWVFSGKSATGNRILNAQVFQSGDRTMKVLKQIGKVAGREVIIVDTPGWWKFFPAIFTPDAMKSETLSGLSLCSPAPNVIVLAVPLDTSFTEEQRRVTEDNMMMLGLRAWRHVIVLFTFGDVLGRKTIEQHIESEGKPLHWLIEKCGKRYHVLDNRSSADDQVIELLEKMEEMVAGNSSFYLSETHDPQAEKDGGDRLSEKKDEITEHLNIEWNRRNWERYHILKGNHSMDLPLTFFFSVRCSPGITASNDNNIQQIPTES; the protein is encoded by the exons ATGGAGAAAGCTACACCAGCCAAAG AGCTGAACGCTGTTATTTTGGGATCAAAAAGCTCCCACAAATATCTCGTTGGAAACATCATTCTGGGAACAAGTGCGTTTGATGCATCAGATGCGACATTTGATGCTGAGAGGCGAGAGGCAGAGGTATTTGGGCAAAGCGTGACGCTGGTAAATGCCCCCGGGTGGCTGCGAGGATATAACCTCTGTGATACGCCAGAAATTGTCCGGGCGGAGGCGATTCTCAGCGTCACGCTCTGTCCACCTGAGTTGCATGGATTTATCCTGGTGATTAATGCTGAGCAGCCATTCGGAAGTGTACACAAGAAGGCAACCAAGCAGCACTTGGAGCACTTTTTCGGGGAGAAGGTGTGGGATCACACTTTTGTGGTGTTCATCCACAGAGACCAACTAGGCCACAAGAATATTGAGCATTACATCAGAGAAGAAGGGGCGCCGCTGAAGTCCCTCCTGAAGACCTGTGGCAACAGATACCATGTTCTTTGCGGCGAAGGTGCAGACAACAGCGTGGAGGTCAAAGAGCTGTTTGAGAAGATTGACGCCATGGTGTCAGAGAAGCATTGTTATGAAGTTGAGAGCACACTGGTGAAAAGTGTGAAGGAGCGGAGGAAGGAAGTGGACGAAAAAGCAGAGAAGTTGTGTCAGCAGTCCCAACAACACAGGCAAACACTCAGAAATCTCCTGTTAG ACCCAAAGCCCAAACTGAGGATATTGATGGTCGGCTGGGTGTTTTCCGGGAAGAGTGCCACTGGGAACAGGATTCTGAACGCTCAAGTGTTTCAGTCTGGTGACAGGACCATGAAAGTCTTAAAGCAAATTGGCAAGGTGGCTGGAAGAGAGGTCATCATCGTAGACACTCCCGGATGGTGGAAATTCTTCCCAGCAATCTTCACCCCGGATGCCATGAAGTCTGAGACCTTAAGCGGCCTGTCGCTGTGCTCGCCTGCACCGAATGTCATTGTGCTGGCGGTGCCACTCGACACGTCGTTCACCGAGGAACAAAGGCGAGTCACTGAGGACAACATGATGATGCTCGGACTCAGAGCGTGGAGACACGTAATCGTGCTGTTTACTTTCGGGGACGTTTTGGGCAGAAAAACAATCGAGCAACATATTGAAAGTGAAGGAAAGCCTCTCCACTGGCTCATTGAGAAATGTGGAAAGAGGTATCACGTGCTGGACAACAGGAGCAGTGCTGATGATCAGGTTATAgagctgctggagaagatggaggagatggTTGCGGGAAACAGCTCTTTCTACCTCAGTGAGACACATGATCCACAAGCTGAGAAAGACGGAGGCGACAGGTTAAGTGAGAAAAAAGACGAGATCACAGAGCATCTTAACATCGAGTGGAATCGCAGGAACTGGGAAAGATACCACATCTTGAAAGGAAACCACAGCATGGATTTACCACTAACCT TTTTTTTCAGCGTCCGATGCAGTCCGGGAATAACTGCATCAAACGATAACAACATTCAGCAAATTCCAACAGAATCTTAA